Part of the Diceros bicornis minor isolate mBicDic1 chromosome 2, mDicBic1.mat.cur, whole genome shotgun sequence genome is shown below.
tctggtggctgccagcattccttgtcTTGTAGCTGCATCTCtttcatctctgcctctgtctttacATTGCCTTCTCTGTGTtgaatctccctctctctctctaaggAAATGTGTGATGGTTTTTAGAGCTACCTAGATAATCCACAATTATCTCTTTGTCTTGAGAGCGttaatttaatcacacctgcaaaaacTTTACCATatgaggtaacattcacaggttccagagattaggacctATCTCCTTGGAGGTTGCCATTCAGCCCATTGCAACTTATTACTGTGGAAtttgccaaatggtgattttctatttccatcattTCTCCTACATTTATTGATTAGAATTCTATTGTAAAGACCtatcccttctcccttacttatttaataatttatattgatAAGAATTTTATTCTATGGGTTGCAATCCACTCctatcattatttttttgttCACATTGTTCCAGAGTTGGCCATTGGTCATTAGCGTTCTACTGTAAGGAAGATCTATCCCTTTCCCCCGCTTATGTCCTTTTGATATGCCCCCATTATTCTTTGAGGACCCCTTTACTTTTGGgtacaagatgttccaggtttttttttttactatctttGCCTCAGCCTGAAATCACACTATTGGCCTACCTGTCTAGTCCTGCTCATATGATCCATTCCTGAGAAGCAAGGGGGCGGTTCACAAGGAAAGAGGACTAGCCTCTCTTCTCTGGCCCCAAACTCACTCACCTTTCTCAGCAAAATAGATCCTGCAGTTAACAGAACCCACTCTTCTTAGAAAGCAGTTTACAGAAGGTGAAGCAATTTGCTTAAGGCTGCTCAGCAGATCTCACATGCCAGCATATCTTAGTCTTGGGCTTTCGTTACAAGATGTGCTTCCTGGCTTCTTAACACTTATATTGTTAGAAATATCACCTACAGTAAGACCTCACCAATATGATAAACTTCAAGATTTGACCTTTTAAACAGTATttcatattgtttaaattttacattttatctcACTTATTGTAGTTCTTATATGACAGGTTTTatcagtatttttcaaatttgaGCACGCATCAGAACCACTGACAGGCTTGCTACAGAGAATGCTGGGCCCTACCTCtgaagtttctgattcagtaggtaagGCCTGAGAATTTGGTTTTTAAGTTCCCAGGGGGCGCTGATGCCACTAGTCCAGgatccacactttgagaaccactggtctattaaagaaaaaatatgcattagagaaactctcattcattctAACTATATTTCTTATGCTCTCAACATGCTAGGTACTGTTCTGTGTACTGAGGATACAGTGGTGAATAAGACGAAGTCCTTTCCCTCAAGCCTCCCACCTCTAGATATTAAgacatattaaaatttatagtaattaaaacagtgtggtgttGGTACAAGAATAGAACAAAAACCTGGCTTACATAACAAGTATACATTAAAGACAGATAGTATTGCAGAATGGCTTCAGGACTAGTCTGTGTGATTCAGAGAGAGCCTCCTTCAGAGCCCCCTAGCCCACTCACATGAATCACTTTCGAGTATTCTTTACACTAGGTCTTAAAATGGGGGAAAAGATAGATGTGGCACCAAATTCATGATATGGATGTTCTGAAATTCATAATTTCTGACGGATGTGGCTGGTGAAGGATGGGATATTGACAAGTGCCCAGTTTTGGTTGACTTGCATTAATGAGGAAAATTGTTAGGTTATTAAGCAAGGTCTTGAGGAACTACTTGGAAAGGTTCTGACTTTACGGtgcttctctccttcccctaCCCCAACACTTAAGAGAAATTTCTCATTCAGGTGGCCTTTCAAGTAAGTGGGAAAGAGATGTGGTTCTAGGACAattaattatttaagaaaaaatataccaaataaattccagatggaacAAAGGTTAACatgtaaaaaaaacacaaagaacaagaaaatataggtgaTTCTTTATCTGATACAGAGGTTGGGAAACACACCACAATGAAAAAAGACTCATAGATTACATAATTTACAAATTAGTAAGAAAAATATGACTATGTTAAtggaaaatgaacaaaaagttaatttaaaaagaaatacaaaatagtcTGTTAACatatgaaaaacagtttggcctCCTTGGTAAGTCAAAGAAAGTGCCAATTAAATTTAACTATTAAACACCATTTTCAATACATCAAGTTGACAAAAACGAAAAGGCTGATACCAGCCCAAGACTGGTGCACTGTTATCATGGATGAGGTGAAGTGGGCTCTTGTAGATCGTCAATGAATAAAATGGTAGAAACCTCTCTAGAAAGCAATTTGAAAGCAAGcatcaaaagctttaaaaatattcaaacactTTGATCCAACAATTCTGCTTCTAGCAATTCATTCTAAGGAAATCATCAGAAATACACTTAGAGGTTTCTGTGCAAGCACGTTTGACCATGTAACAGAAACCCAACGGAGGCTTAAATAAGAGGGTGTTGACTCTTCTCATGTATCAAGAAGTCCAGAGGTTGGCAGTCCAAGGCTGGTGCAGCAGCTCCTCGAGGCATGCCATCAGGATCCAAGCTCCTCGAATCTTTCCACTGTCCCACCCAGACAGGGTAGTGCCTTCCTTATGCCTAAAAATGGCTCCAGTAGTCTTAGGTTTCCTCTCTGTGCTCCAGGcaggatggagagagaaggaCAAAGGCTCATTCTTGCCAAATCTGTCCTTTTGTATCAAAAAACCTAGTTGCTTTATTAAGCAGACTTCcacttatatcttttttttttttttttacagtgttaTCAACATAGTCACCACATTATACATTAAATCCTCACTTGTATAAGACCCACTTGTATCTCTTAACTTGTCAGAGCTGTCAGATGGCTACCCTTAGCAGGAGCTGGGAAAGTATTCATAACTAGGCACATTGTTGTCTCTCCCATCCAAAGTGGTGTTCTGCTAACGAGGAAGATACAACAGGGGATCTGTTTAATTACGAAATCCTCTGTAGCTATTGTTAGGTTTTTGAATTTTACTGACCTGGAAAAATGCTCACAATATAATGCCaaatgagaaggagagagaacataCACAATACAAtctcaattttgtttaaaaaaaatataatttacatacatacacaccctGCACATGGGaaataacaaaatgttaacagttaacGTCTACAGAGTTAGCATTTCAAGTCAAAGGCGTATTGATGGATAGACATAGTTTTTATCTtactaaatttttttctgtattttctaaaatgaacttgtattatttttatagtaggaaaaaatgttattttaaaaaacacccCATAAACTCTTAAAGAAGACTAAGTCCAAAATGTTTACACTTATTCATTCTCATCTTCATTGTCGAAAGAAAGGAGGCTACTGTTTTTGATTTGCTTTTGTGAGTTCTTTTTAACTGAGTCTTgcttatctatttcattttcatttgtcttcttcttttttgagcTTGCTGTTAAACCTGAGTATTTTTCATCTGAGGAACGCTTGACTGGTTTTCGATACAGGATTCTTCCATCAGCTGAAGCTGGTTCTTCATCTGcagcaaaaacaaagttaaagaactttcttctctcctcattATTCTCCCTTTATTGGAGAGTCAAATGGCAAGAAAATATCATACTGTATTTAAGGATGTCCTTGAGTCAATTCAGCCTGGTCTTCTCCACTGCCTCTAGCTCTGTCCCACAAGACATGCAATCACTTAATAAAAACTCACTTACTGAAGTATTCCATAATATTGCCAGTCCCAATTAATTAAAATCAGCCTGCATTTTCAAGTACTTTGAAAAGTGATTGGAACTCTAGCATTTTCCCCTAAAAGCTttgtaataaatatttagaaataatgcaAAATATACTATATAGCATACCATACTTCAGGCACTAATTAAATAGACCTCTTTTGACAAGTTTGGAAACCAAACtacttacttttttaaaaaccagatgTTTTTACTTAAATTcacacttaatcctcataacaacccaatAAGGTAGGCATAACAACCCAATAAGGTAGGCAcaattattgttcccattttactgatgaggtaactgaggctgagaggtgaaataacttgctccaggtcacaccTCTGGTTAAGTGTTAAAGCCAAAGTTCGACCCTGGGACTGTCTCCTTCAAGCATACACTAtagataaaataatttcataCTCCAGGCTCCTTAAATTGTTAGAAAAACCAGATTACTTTCAGACATACCAGCTTTGGCAgcctttatttctgctttaattttcatGACTTCTTCAGCTGACAGGTCTCCCTTTTTTAAAACCACCACTTGAGGCTGTTCATCTTCT
Proteins encoded:
- the KIAA1143 gene encoding uncharacterized protein KIAA1143 homolog; this encodes MSKRNQVSYVRPAEPAFLARFKERVGYREGPTLETKRIQLQLPDEDGDHSDKEDEQPQVVVLKKGDLSAEEVMKIKAEIKAAKADEEPASADGRILYRKPVKRSSDEKYSGLTASSKKKKTNENEIDKQDSVKKNSQKQIKNSSLLSFDNEDENE